Part of the Maridesulfovibrio sp. genome, ATTTGGGGGAGTGAATGGGACGGAGACCATGTGCTTGAACCCTATGTCCAGCTTGGCGGTAGACGTGTTTCATCGGATGAATGCGTTAAAATTTTTAACGGCACCAAGATCAATCTAAACCTGCATTCTTCCATAAATGCCGATGAGCTGGTAAGTGGAGGGGATTTCATTAACCCCCGTACTTTCGAACTTGCTGCGTGTGGTGCCTTCCAGCTTGTGGATAAACGATCTCTCATGTCAGAAGTGTTTGACGAAGGGGAATTAGCACACTTTGAAAGTCTTGAAGACCTTGATCATAAGATTGGGCATTTTCTTGCTCATCCAGAAGAAAGGGAAAGTTATGTAGAAAAAGCCCGTGCAAGAGTTCTTAAAAATCATACTTACGAAGTTAGAATGCAGTCATTAATTGATTTTACTGCAGAAAGATTCAGCGAGTGGCCTGCAGAAAGAAATAATGAAGCACTGTTTAATGAGGATTTTCCTGAAGAGCTTAAAAAAGATATCGTTAATCTAATAGAAAAACTCGGTTTGCCGGCTAATGTTGATTTCGATGATTTAGTAACGGCTATTCGTTCGCAGCAGGGACAGTTAAGTCCGTTAGATACAGCTGTTCTTTTTTTGGATGAATGGAAGAAAATATACAACAGATAATTATTTTGAACTTCTTGTTTATTTCTGCTACTTAGAAAGTAAATATTATTAGGTTCATTACGAATTGAAGGTAATTATATTTATTATGATGGTAGAGTTATATGAGTAGTTTATTCTCAGGAAAAGGATTTAGCGGTAATATAAAAATTACACAAAGTGAATTTTTACAGCTCAGAGATATAATTTATGAGCTGTCCGGTATTTATTTGCAGGATAATAGACGCTTTCTTGTCGAAAATAGATTTGCTCCTCGTCTTTCTGAATTAGAATTAAAAAGCTATTCGGCTTATATTGATTATTTGAAAAAGCATCCTAAGGGAAAGTCAGAAGAGTTGAATATGCTCACTGAACTGATAACTACCAATGAAACCAGTTTTTTCAGAGATAATCCTCAATTAAAGATTTTCCGCAACTTTACTCTTAAAGAATTAATTGATGCCGGAAACAAAACAGGACGCCGTGAGATCAGGATCTGGTCTGCGGGGTGTTCTTCTGGAGAGGAACCCTATACCCTTGCTATCATTCTGCATGAAGCTTTAAAGGATGATATTCGAAAATGGAGAATTCGTATAACAGCCAATGATATCTCGACAAATGTTCTGAAGATGGCAGAAAAAGGCATTTACACAAAATATTCATTGCGTACGACTCCCCCTCATGTAATCTCCAATTATTTTATTGAAAAAGAAAACGATATTTATCAAATAAAACCTGAAGTTAAGCGTTTAATTAAGTTTGGGAAGATTAATTTAAACCAGCCCCAATCAGTGAAACTGATACCTAAATCACATATTGTGTTTTGTCGAAATGTGATCATTTATTTCGACAAGGAGATGAAAAGGAAAGTTCTCAGCGGTTTTCACAATAATTTACTT contains:
- a CDS encoding CheR family methyltransferase; this translates as MSSLFSGKGFSGNIKITQSEFLQLRDIIYELSGIYLQDNRRFLVENRFAPRLSELELKSYSAYIDYLKKHPKGKSEELNMLTELITTNETSFFRDNPQLKIFRNFTLKELIDAGNKTGRREIRIWSAGCSSGEEPYTLAIILHEALKDDIRKWRIRITANDISTNVLKMAEKGIYTKYSLRTTPPHVISNYFIEKENDIYQIKPEVKRLIKFGKINLNQPQSVKLIPKSHIVFCRNVIIYFDKEMKRKVLSGFHNNLLDNGHLYVGHSESLHIVNDMFKPRQHAGTITYHKI
- a CDS encoding glycosyltransferase; the encoded protein is MDNNKVLRILVVLPLYGGSLPVGRFCVSALEKMGHLVETFEAPDFYGAYNAIDELKVTSDRHQYLRNSYLNMLSQAVLAKVETFEPDMVLAMAQAPLTHQALKRLRKDNVKTAMWFVEDFRLFTYWQSFAPFYDVFAVIQKEPFFNELKQIGVENVLYLPLAAHPDFHKPEKLNSVDARKYGGDVSFMGAGYPNRRMAFRKLIHHGLKIWGSEWDGDHVLEPYVQLGGRRVSSDECVKIFNGTKINLNLHSSINADELVSGGDFINPRTFELAACGAFQLVDKRSLMSEVFDEGELAHFESLEDLDHKIGHFLAHPEERESYVEKARARVLKNHTYEVRMQSLIDFTAERFSEWPAERNNEALFNEDFPEELKKDIVNLIEKLGLPANVDFDDLVTAIRSQQGQLSPLDTAVLFLDEWKKIYNR